One genomic region from Terasakiella sp. SH-1 encodes:
- a CDS encoding YbaK/EbsC family protein produces MAIAITIEQFLHDHHVTYDTLTHRITATSSETAEIAHIPGARLIKAVVLKSEGRYMMALLPASHHLSLLMLKDLLLKDVALATEEELSPFFTDCELGAVPALGMAYDMDVIVDRSLADVGDVLFEGGDHQTLVRMQAEDFEGLVSDAMHASFSHWDKHPEKRGGFRFSHY; encoded by the coding sequence ATGGCCATTGCAATCACCATAGAACAGTTCCTGCATGATCATCATGTCACTTATGACACTTTGACCCACAGGATCACAGCAACTTCTTCGGAAACAGCTGAAATCGCCCATATTCCGGGCGCCCGTCTGATTAAGGCGGTGGTGCTGAAATCCGAAGGCCGCTACATGATGGCTTTGTTACCCGCATCCCATCACTTAAGCCTGCTTATGCTCAAAGACCTTCTTCTCAAAGATGTTGCCCTGGCAACAGAAGAAGAACTCAGCCCCTTCTTCACTGATTGTGAACTAGGCGCGGTTCCAGCCCTTGGCATGGCTTATGATATGGATGTGATTGTTGATCGTTCATTAGCAGATGTCGGTGATGTCCTTTTTGAAGGGGGCGATCATCAAACCTTGGTACGCATGCAAGCTGAAGACTTTGAAGGTCTTGTCAGCGATGCCATGCACGCCAGCTTTAGCCATTGGGACAAACATCCTGAAAAACGCGGCGGTTTTCGTTTCTCCCACTACTAA
- a CDS encoding EAL domain-containing protein: MEENFLYDAAPAILEASSEAIITIDYDGKIKGCNNQFLFLLGIKTENDLPQNIDGLFPDFDFENLKPNSADVFEPTKLTKPSGTNSLVLMKVIPIGLHTNSFKTILIQDPETIRRIIDHLDYIDSFDVASGLLNRNKATLEFEQLQASNLSGGCFLIKTSIGGELDNEDQRYGEILKQVSVHLKPLSSQSVICRYSLDELLFVSVNEKPLDTTALQTAIEAIKNDPYLTPDIHFSLSYQEWSGTKEPVGSLLSALRQRLDDINATDLFDAVAHKSTKGSRSAFLHKLEKALENDELHFFIQPQLSSENRHVAGGELLIRWMPSDNEVIPPSQFVDYLEHGEFGKTFLNWSIKRSAEILTYLKKELGTYVPISLNVASNYFSEETLVQPLEQCMTQYGIPFENLEIEITERVLAENPKEVMKTLSNLREKGFPAAIDDFGTGYSSLSYLRKFPLDRLKIDRVFVTNLQENEEDRLIAVAIASLAHVLGLEIVAEGVETNTQAAFLKNIGCEYFQGYLTGKPMSVKDFVEFYRENEKQLDEDSWSTDYIADTKVGTKHRKVTWKKSFSTDVVSIDNEHRDLIELLNKAAETYNEDPEALDLGETFDLIGAETLRHFDHEENVMRNMGYPRYEMHKDKHKWLIADLAKRKAEILNNPESTNFEEVLHYLKYWLLRHLISEDTHILRYLNKSNTERRLP; this comes from the coding sequence ATGGAAGAAAACTTCTTATACGATGCAGCCCCAGCCATTCTGGAAGCCAGCAGCGAAGCCATCATCACCATTGATTATGACGGTAAAATCAAAGGCTGTAATAATCAGTTCCTATTTCTATTGGGAATCAAAACGGAAAACGACTTGCCCCAAAACATTGACGGGCTGTTTCCAGACTTTGATTTTGAAAACCTCAAACCCAACAGCGCCGATGTCTTTGAACCCACAAAACTGACCAAACCGAGCGGCACAAATTCGCTGGTCCTGATGAAGGTCATCCCAATCGGGCTTCATACCAACAGCTTTAAAACCATCCTGATCCAAGACCCGGAAACCATTCGTCGCATTATTGATCATCTTGATTATATTGACAGTTTTGATGTGGCGTCCGGTCTGCTCAACCGAAACAAAGCCACCCTTGAATTTGAACAATTGCAAGCCAGTAACCTGTCGGGTGGGTGTTTCCTGATCAAAACGTCAATCGGTGGGGAACTGGATAACGAAGATCAACGTTATGGTGAAATCCTCAAACAGGTTTCTGTTCACCTCAAACCCCTATCCAGCCAAAGCGTTATTTGTCGCTATTCTCTTGATGAACTTCTTTTCGTCAGCGTCAATGAAAAACCACTAGACACAACGGCCCTGCAAACTGCCATTGAAGCCATTAAAAATGACCCCTATCTGACCCCTGATATTCATTTTTCCCTGTCTTATCAAGAATGGTCTGGTACCAAGGAACCTGTTGGCTCGTTGCTCAGTGCCTTGCGTCAGCGTCTTGATGACATCAACGCCACAGACCTTTTTGATGCGGTGGCCCATAAATCCACCAAGGGGTCGCGCAGTGCCTTTCTCCATAAGCTTGAAAAAGCCCTTGAAAATGACGAACTGCACTTTTTCATCCAGCCACAACTCAGTTCTGAAAACCGCCATGTGGCAGGTGGGGAACTGTTGATCCGCTGGATGCCCTCAGACAATGAAGTCATCCCGCCCTCACAGTTTGTCGACTATCTCGAACATGGGGAATTTGGCAAAACATTCCTCAATTGGTCAATCAAGCGTTCTGCGGAAATCCTCACCTATCTCAAAAAAGAGCTGGGGACCTATGTACCGATTTCCCTGAATGTGGCCTCCAATTATTTTTCAGAAGAAACATTGGTTCAGCCTCTGGAACAATGCATGACGCAATATGGCATTCCGTTTGAAAACCTGGAAATCGAAATTACCGAACGGGTTTTGGCGGAAAATCCCAAGGAAGTCATGAAAACCCTGTCAAACTTGCGTGAAAAAGGCTTCCCCGCCGCCATTGACGATTTTGGCACGGGCTATTCCAGCCTGTCCTATTTGCGCAAGTTCCCGCTGGATCGCCTGAAGATTGATCGGGTGTTTGTCACCAACCTGCAAGAAAATGAGGAAGACCGCCTGATTGCTGTGGCGATTGCCTCTTTAGCCCATGTGTTAGGGCTGGAAATCGTTGCCGAAGGGGTCGAAACCAATACACAAGCGGCTTTCCTGAAAAATATCGGCTGTGAATATTTCCAGGGCTACCTGACTGGCAAGCCCATGAGCGTGAAGGATTTTGTCGAATTCTACCGCGAAAACGAAAAACAACTGGATGAAGACAGCTGGTCAACAGACTATATTGCCGATACAAAAGTCGGCACCAAACACCGCAAAGTCACCTGGAAGAAAAGCTTCTCAACCGATGTGGTGTCCATTGATAATGAACATCGCGACTTGATTGAACTTCTCAATAAAGCGGCTGAAACCTACAATGAAGACCCCGAAGCCCTTGATCTGGGCGAAACCTTTGACCTGATCGGGGCGGAAACCTTGCGCCATTTTGATCACGAAGAAAATGTCATGCGCAACATGGGCTACCCCCGTTATGAAATGCATAAGGATAAGCATAAATGGCTGATTGCCGATCTGGCCAAACGTAAGGCGGAAATCCTCAATAACCCGGAAAGCACCAACTTTGAAGAAGTCTTGCACTATCTGAAATACTGGCTGTTGCGCCATTTAATCAGTGAAGACACTCATATTTTGCGCTACCTCAACAAATCCAATACGGAACGCCGCTTGCCATAA
- a CDS encoding DUF6765 family protein translates to MQIDMHYYGTYAMARAAGLTEKAAQLIAQCSQFVDDAAEEEALHFEDGGAVYAEPTAHHNGQVLIQYATQKVSGNDLTQRQIWVPYHFLPGNQGTSFSERLKCQQNSLIAQKMVAHNLKMATEEFALPLIGITAHVYADTFSHYGFSGVSSRNNRVKGDSFRFHNANPDTITYLESKKKSFLEKSEEWVKDNFRSWISDGVADVTGALGHGAVMTYPDLPYLEWEFSYADSDRKIQRNNPETFLDACEQLHGMFRTFAARCNPVFQDPDALVSFEKMRPTIQAILAVMHGKKQRIAAWKDALQTGTLYGRAEDLPDYTGEAWIDELDQLKAGRQTFPSSEMRDKDVFHYFQAARHHRSFILRELLPDHGLIVA, encoded by the coding sequence GTGCAAATTGATATGCATTACTATGGCACTTATGCTATGGCACGGGCAGCTGGATTAACAGAAAAAGCCGCCCAGCTCATCGCACAATGTTCCCAATTCGTTGATGATGCGGCAGAAGAAGAAGCCCTGCATTTTGAAGATGGCGGGGCTGTCTATGCTGAACCAACAGCCCACCATAACGGGCAGGTTCTCATCCAATATGCCACACAAAAAGTCTCCGGTAATGATCTCACACAACGCCAGATTTGGGTGCCTTATCATTTCCTGCCGGGCAATCAGGGGACAAGTTTTAGTGAACGGCTGAAATGTCAACAAAACAGCCTGATTGCACAGAAAATGGTTGCCCATAACCTGAAAATGGCTACAGAAGAATTTGCCTTGCCCCTCATCGGCATTACGGCACATGTTTATGCCGATACTTTTTCCCATTATGGGTTTTCAGGGGTCAGTTCCCGCAATAACCGTGTTAAGGGGGACAGCTTTCGCTTTCACAATGCCAATCCCGACACCATCACCTATCTGGAAAGCAAGAAAAAAAGTTTCCTTGAAAAATCAGAAGAGTGGGTCAAAGACAATTTCCGCTCCTGGATTTCTGATGGTGTTGCAGATGTCACAGGCGCGCTTGGTCATGGGGCTGTCATGACCTATCCAGACCTACCTTATCTGGAATGGGAATTCAGCTATGCCGATTCAGACAGAAAAATCCAGCGCAATAATCCAGAAACATTTCTGGACGCCTGTGAACAGTTGCACGGCATGTTCAGAACGTTTGCCGCACGTTGCAACCCGGTATTCCAGGACCCTGACGCTTTGGTTTCTTTTGAAAAAATGCGTCCAACCATCCAGGCTATTCTGGCTGTGATGCATGGTAAAAAACAACGGATTGCCGCCTGGAAAGATGCCTTGCAAACTGGCACGCTTTATGGCCGTGCAGAAGACCTGCCGGATTATACAGGTGAGGCATGGATTGACGAATTAGACCAGTTAAAAGCAGGTCGACAAACCTTCCCTTCTTCTGAAATGCGTGACAAAGATGTCTTCCATTATTTTCAGGCCGCACGCCATCACCGTTCCTTCATTCTCAGGGAACTGCTTCCTGATCATGGGCTGATTGTTGCCTAA
- a CDS encoding ParA family protein: protein MSAIIAVMNHKGGVGKTTTTLNLASALAAGGKSVLIIDMDPQSNAATGLGLDLKSISKGSYELVLSDHATHELALKTDLPHVSIIPATFHLAALSTVSPETEDPEFWLRESLQNETLGYDYILIDCPPSFGMLSLNALVAAQKVIIPVQSESFAIAGLQQMEKSISDIRQEAEHELDFRILLTLTDASQKLHQLVDQEVRAHFDNQVFLSAIPVEPKIAESAFLGRPVVVHSPNARGAKAYVRACAECIQWIEGGEQRTHQEIIVNGLKEWLNDDSITAANEPMHLDTPQNTAPHPLPMEHDDPNAFRISIRNGVILALALTAGMALAFLGL, encoded by the coding sequence ATGAGCGCGATAATCGCTGTCATGAATCACAAGGGCGGGGTGGGTAAGACCACAACGACTCTTAATCTTGCCAGTGCCCTGGCTGCTGGGGGCAAATCCGTGTTGATTATCGACATGGACCCGCAAAGCAATGCGGCCACAGGGTTGGGTCTGGACCTTAAGTCCATTTCAAAGGGCAGTTATGAATTGGTCCTGAGCGATCATGCCACCCATGAACTTGCCTTGAAAACAGACCTGCCCCATGTATCCATCATCCCGGCGACCTTCCATCTCGCCGCCCTGAGCACTGTCTCCCCGGAAACCGAAGACCCGGAATTTTGGTTACGTGAAAGCCTGCAAAATGAAACGCTGGGCTATGACTATATTCTGATTGATTGCCCGCCCTCTTTCGGGATGCTGAGCCTTAACGCTCTGGTGGCTGCCCAAAAAGTCATTATCCCGGTTCAAAGCGAAAGCTTCGCCATTGCAGGGCTGCAACAGATGGAAAAGTCGATCAGCGATATTCGACAAGAAGCCGAACATGAACTGGATTTTCGCATCTTGTTGACCCTGACAGATGCCTCACAAAAATTACACCAGCTGGTTGATCAGGAAGTCCGCGCCCATTTTGACAATCAAGTCTTTCTCAGCGCCATTCCAGTGGAACCCAAAATTGCTGAAAGTGCGTTTTTAGGACGCCCGGTCGTTGTCCATTCCCCCAATGCACGTGGGGCCAAGGCGTATGTGCGAGCCTGTGCGGAATGTATCCAATGGATTGAAGGCGGGGAGCAACGCACTCATCAAGAGATCATCGTAAACGGGCTAAAAGAGTGGTTGAATGATGATTCTATTACCGCTGCCAATGAACCTATGCATCTTGATACACCACAAAATACAGCCCCTCATCCCCTTCCTATGGAACATGATGACCCCAATGCCTTTCGCATCAGTATTCGAAACGGCGTTATCCTCGCCCTTGCCTTAACAGCAGGCATGGCACTGGCATTTCTAGGATTATAA
- the dapB gene encoding 4-hydroxy-tetrahydrodipicolinate reductase, protein MKIGIVGCAGRMGRMLVQAVVNQDGAELAGGTETSSSPFIGHDPAVVAGEIPSGVEITADADKLFADSDAVIDFTIPAATVEHAKLAAKHNTNLIIGTTGLSAEDQAIIAEAAKSVTIIQAPNMSLGVNLAFAITEKVASMLNDDWDIEIVEMHHKHKVDAPSGTALGLGRAAAAGRKVDLDNVADKVRNGHTGERKKGDIGFATLRGGDVVGDHTVVFAIEGERFEITHKASSRVIFARGAVTGALWTGTANAGLYDMQDVLGLKE, encoded by the coding sequence ATGAAAATTGGTATTGTCGGCTGTGCAGGCCGTATGGGTCGTATGTTGGTGCAAGCTGTGGTCAATCAGGATGGGGCTGAACTGGCCGGGGGAACGGAAACCTCTTCCTCCCCCTTTATCGGTCATGACCCGGCTGTTGTCGCTGGCGAAATACCCAGCGGTGTAGAAATTACTGCCGATGCCGACAAGCTGTTTGCCGATTCTGATGCTGTCATTGATTTCACCATCCCTGCAGCCACAGTCGAACATGCCAAACTGGCCGCCAAGCACAATACCAACCTGATTATCGGTACAACCGGTTTAAGCGCAGAAGATCAGGCCATCATTGCTGAAGCCGCCAAATCTGTCACCATCATTCAGGCCCCGAACATGAGCTTGGGTGTCAATCTGGCCTTTGCCATCACTGAAAAAGTCGCCTCTATGCTCAATGACGACTGGGATATCGAAATTGTGGAAATGCACCACAAACATAAAGTCGATGCTCCCTCCGGTACGGCCTTGGGCCTGGGCCGTGCAGCGGCAGCTGGTCGCAAGGTTGATCTGGATAACGTTGCCGATAAAGTACGCAACGGCCATACAGGTGAGCGTAAAAAAGGCGACATCGGTTTTGCCACACTGCGCGGTGGTGATGTGGTTGGCGATCACACCGTTGTTTTCGCCATTGAAGGTGAACGTTTTGAAATCACCCATAAGGCATCCAGCCGTGTCATTTTTGCCCGTGGTGCTGTCACCGGGGCCTTGTGGACAGGTACAGCCAATGCCGGTCTTTATGACATGCAGGATGTGCTGGGCCTGAAAGAGTAA
- a CDS encoding argininosuccinate synthase, translated as MSDIKKVVLAYSGGLDTSIILKWLQDTYNCEVVTFTADLGQGEEVEPARKKAEMLGIKEIFIDDLREEFVRDYVFPMFRANAVYEGVYLLGTSIARPLIAKRQIEIAREVGADAVSHGATGKGNDQVRFELGYYGLQPDIKVIAPWREWDLNSRTKLIEYAQHHQIPVPKDKFGEAPYSMDANLLHISYEGKALEDPWAEYSEDMFLRTVSPEAAPDTPTYIEIEYEKGDPVKLNGEKLSPATMLTKLNELAGKNGIGRLDLVENRFVGMKSRGVYETPGGTIMLTAHRAMESITLDRNAGHLKDELMPRYAELIYNGFWWSPERAALQALIDQTQENVSGVVRLKLYKGNVIVVGRKSDVSLYSEEHVTFEEDEVYDQRDAEGFIKLNALRLRMAAVKPDMGHVG; from the coding sequence ATGAGTGACATTAAAAAAGTAGTATTGGCCTACTCCGGTGGTCTGGATACATCCATTATTCTGAAATGGCTGCAAGATACCTATAACTGTGAAGTGGTGACTTTTACCGCTGACCTCGGTCAGGGCGAAGAAGTGGAACCGGCTCGCAAGAAAGCTGAAATGCTGGGCATCAAGGAAATCTTCATTGATGATCTGCGTGAAGAATTTGTGCGCGATTATGTCTTTCCGATGTTTCGCGCCAATGCGGTGTATGAAGGGGTTTACCTGTTAGGCACATCTATTGCCCGCCCATTGATTGCCAAGCGTCAAATCGAAATTGCCCGTGAAGTTGGCGCAGATGCGGTTTCCCATGGGGCCACAGGTAAAGGTAACGATCAGGTTCGTTTCGAACTGGGTTATTATGGCCTGCAACCAGACATCAAGGTCATTGCCCCGTGGCGTGAGTGGGATTTGAACTCCCGTACCAAGCTGATTGAATATGCACAGCACCACCAAATTCCGGTACCAAAAGATAAATTCGGTGAAGCGCCTTATTCCATGGATGCGAACCTGCTGCATATTTCTTATGAAGGCAAGGCACTGGAAGACCCATGGGCGGAATATTCTGAAGATATGTTCTTGCGCACAGTTTCCCCGGAAGCCGCACCAGACACCCCGACATATATCGAGATCGAATATGAAAAAGGTGATCCGGTTAAGCTGAACGGTGAAAAACTGTCCCCGGCAACCATGTTGACGAAATTGAATGAGTTGGCAGGTAAGAACGGTATTGGTCGTTTGGATCTGGTTGAAAACCGTTTCGTTGGTATGAAATCTCGTGGTGTTTATGAAACACCGGGTGGCACCATCATGCTGACAGCCCACCGTGCGATGGAATCCATCACGCTGGACCGTAACGCAGGCCACCTGAAAGATGAGCTGATGCCGCGTTATGCTGAACTGATCTATAACGGTTTCTGGTGGTCCCCGGAACGTGCAGCCCTGCAAGCCCTGATTGACCAGACACAGGAAAATGTTTCCGGTGTGGTTCGCCTGAAACTCTATAAAGGCAATGTCATCGTTGTCGGTCGTAAGTCTGATGTGTCTTTGTATTCCGAAGAACATGTCACGTTTGAAGAAGATGAAGTTTATGATCAACGTGATGCAGAAGGCTTTATCAAGCTCAACGCCCTGCGTTTGCGCATGGCCGCTGTTAAGCCGGACATGGGGCATGTTGGTTAA
- a CDS encoding TIGR02285 family protein yields MDYVLKSLIKAGVALCILATSSFNLSAKETILWTLNDFIPFYIQEGPYKGQGISDKLTAFFIKHLPHYQHKQSKMNFPRFFALAKRGDLVCNPLLLKTTEREKILAYSQPFKPAYAHIMVSTHPVNNGNGPISLRDFLKTDPHAMIVQTKRSYGPVLDEVIKEAVEAGRVKVESFPTRQLLIMLENNRIEHFIDIENTTSYYNTLHRGTRKLYKIALKEDRLDRFGYAVCSKTPAGQKLISEINDILKRKGASQEFRDILESWMATENLMRFREFYYREILKK; encoded by the coding sequence ATGGATTATGTGCTGAAATCACTGATAAAGGCTGGCGTTGCCCTTTGTATATTGGCGACAAGCTCCTTTAATCTATCTGCCAAAGAAACAATCCTTTGGACATTAAACGATTTCATTCCCTTTTATATTCAGGAAGGCCCCTACAAAGGACAAGGGATTTCGGACAAGCTGACGGCATTTTTTATCAAGCATCTGCCGCACTATCAGCACAAACAATCAAAAATGAATTTCCCACGTTTTTTTGCCTTGGCCAAACGCGGGGACCTTGTTTGTAACCCTTTATTGCTCAAAACGACTGAGCGCGAAAAAATCCTCGCTTATTCCCAACCTTTCAAGCCAGCCTATGCCCATATCATGGTCAGCACCCATCCGGTCAATAATGGAAACGGACCCATCTCGTTGCGAGATTTTTTAAAAACGGACCCCCATGCCATGATCGTTCAAACCAAACGCTCTTATGGACCTGTTTTGGACGAAGTTATCAAGGAAGCAGTTGAGGCAGGCCGGGTTAAAGTGGAAAGTTTTCCAACACGGCAGCTTCTCATCATGCTGGAAAACAATCGGATTGAGCATTTTATTGATATTGAAAATACCACCAGCTATTACAATACCCTGCATCGTGGGACCAGAAAGCTTTATAAAATCGCCCTGAAAGAAGACCGCCTTGATCGTTTTGGCTATGCCGTCTGTTCCAAAACCCCAGCGGGGCAAAAGCTGATTTCTGAGATCAATGACATTCTGAAACGTAAAGGGGCCTCCCAAGAATTTCGTGATATTCTGGAAAGTTGGATGGCGACGGAAAACCTGATGCGCTTTCGCGAATTCTACTATCGGGAAATCCTGAAAAAATAG
- a CDS encoding SUMF1/EgtB/PvdO family nonheme iron enzyme gives MISSVEAEPVTFQDCDVCPRMVTVQPGSFIMGDDHGYKYERPAHEVQINYPYALGQYEITFDEWEACAQELGCKPAPDDHGWGKGRYPIINVTYKDIGDYLGWLSKKTGQTYRLPSEAEWEYAARAGTTSAYWWGDKPGKNNANCRKCGSKWSGLGSAPVGSFKPNPWGFHDMNGNAWEWVADCWSPHYALAPTDGRARMDGDCKQPVTRGGSWYYFPKLSRSAYRYKNHVQVFSYNISFRVLREM, from the coding sequence ATGATCTCTTCTGTAGAGGCCGAGCCCGTTACGTTTCAGGACTGTGACGTGTGTCCGCGTATGGTGACAGTGCAGCCGGGTAGTTTTATCATGGGCGATGATCATGGCTATAAATATGAACGTCCGGCCCATGAAGTGCAGATCAATTACCCTTATGCTTTGGGTCAGTATGAAATCACGTTTGATGAATGGGAAGCCTGTGCGCAGGAACTGGGGTGTAAGCCGGCCCCTGATGATCATGGCTGGGGCAAGGGGCGTTATCCCATCATCAATGTGACCTATAAAGATATTGGTGATTACCTTGGTTGGTTGTCGAAAAAAACCGGGCAAACCTATCGCCTGCCTAGTGAAGCGGAATGGGAATATGCTGCACGTGCAGGGACCACATCGGCCTATTGGTGGGGGGATAAACCGGGAAAGAATAATGCCAATTGCCGTAAATGTGGCTCTAAATGGTCGGGATTGGGATCGGCCCCTGTTGGGTCATTCAAACCAAACCCTTGGGGCTTTCACGATATGAATGGCAATGCTTGGGAATGGGTGGCTGATTGTTGGAGCCCGCATTACGCCCTGGCCCCGACAGATGGCAGGGCGCGTATGGATGGGGACTGTAAACAGCCGGTGACACGGGGCGGATCATGGTATTATTTCCCAAAACTGTCGCGATCGGCCTATCGCTATAAAAACCATGTGCAGGTCTTTAGCTATAATATCTCTTTTCGTGTTTTGCGTGAAATGTAA
- the nth gene encoding endonuclease III, producing the protein MKKADREEFFRRLEEDNPEPEGELNYTNPYTLLVAVALSAQATDVGVNKATEKLFQIVSTPQDILDLGEAKLKDHIKTIGLYNSKAKNVMKAAQMLVDLHDGEVPNDQKALEALPGVGRKTANVVRNIAWGEHTMAVDTHIFRLGNRTGLAKGKTVLEVEKKLMKAVPKHYMLHAHHWLILHGRYICKARKPDCAKCKVYDLCSYKAKTV; encoded by the coding sequence ATGAAAAAAGCTGATCGTGAAGAATTTTTCCGCCGTTTGGAAGAAGATAACCCTGAACCGGAAGGCGAGCTGAATTACACCAACCCTTATACATTATTGGTGGCCGTGGCCTTGTCTGCCCAAGCCACAGATGTTGGTGTCAATAAGGCTACAGAGAAGCTTTTTCAAATCGTCTCCACCCCGCAAGATATTCTGGATTTGGGTGAGGCAAAGCTTAAGGATCATATCAAGACCATCGGGCTTTATAATTCCAAGGCCAAGAACGTGATGAAAGCGGCTCAAATGCTGGTCGACCTTCACGATGGCGAAGTGCCCAATGATCAAAAAGCCCTGGAAGCCCTGCCCGGTGTCGGGCGCAAAACCGCCAATGTAGTGCGCAACATCGCTTGGGGGGAACATACCATGGCGGTGGATACCCACATTTTCCGCCTTGGCAATCGCACAGGTCTTGCCAAGGGCAAAACAGTTTTGGAAGTTGAAAAAAAGCTGATGAAAGCCGTGCCTAAACATTACATGTTGCACGCTCATCACTGGCTGATTTTACATGGACGCTATATCTGCAAGGCACGCAAACCCGATTGTGCCAAATGTAAAGTCTACGACCTCTGTTCCTATAAGGCCAAGACCGTTTAA
- the xth gene encoding exodeoxyribonuclease III, with protein MREDDNRLKGRLMKLVTWNINSVRIRLHHVQELVEKYNPDVICFQETKVRDELFPLIDLQAMGFPHIHFSGEKSYNGVAILSKTPFSNEQALSWCEREDKRHVSLELEGGIELHNFYIPAGGDEPNAETNPKFAHKLQFLDEMTAWCAGRVDDGKKRIMVGDFNIAPLETDVWDHKKLKNIITHTQTEIDRLDKLQAAGHWVDAMRMHILPEEKCFTWWSYRARDWRASNKGRRLDHVWVTPALQDMVKSCEVLLDLRGLEKPSDHAPVLVELAV; from the coding sequence ATGCGCGAGGATGACAATCGTTTAAAGGGTCGTCTGATGAAACTTGTCACCTGGAATATTAATTCTGTTCGCATTCGTTTGCACCATGTCCAAGAGCTGGTTGAAAAATATAATCCGGATGTGATTTGTTTTCAGGAAACCAAGGTCCGTGATGAACTGTTTCCCCTGATTGATTTACAAGCCATGGGCTTCCCTCATATCCATTTTTCCGGGGAAAAAAGCTATAATGGTGTGGCGATTCTGTCCAAAACCCCCTTTAGCAATGAGCAAGCCCTGTCCTGGTGCGAACGCGAAGACAAGCGTCATGTCAGTCTGGAACTGGAAGGCGGTATTGAACTGCACAATTTCTATATTCCGGCAGGGGGGGATGAGCCAAATGCAGAAACAAATCCGAAGTTTGCCCATAAATTACAGTTCCTTGATGAAATGACTGCTTGGTGTGCAGGGCGCGTGGATGATGGCAAAAAACGTATCATGGTGGGAGATTTCAATATCGCCCCGCTGGAAACTGATGTGTGGGATCATAAGAAGCTGAAAAACATCATCACCCATACGCAAACGGAAATTGATCGTCTGGATAAATTACAGGCAGCAGGCCATTGGGTAGATGCCATGCGCATGCATATCCTGCCCGAAGAGAAATGCTTTACCTGGTGGAGCTATCGTGCGCGTGACTGGCGGGCGTCCAACAAGGGGCGTCGTCTTGACCATGTGTGGGTGACACCTGCTTTACAGGATATGGTAAAAAGTTGTGAGGTCTTGCTGGATTTGCGTGGTTTGGAAAAGCCCAGCGATCATGCCCCTGTTTTGGTGGAATTGGCTGTTTAA
- a CDS encoding outer membrane lipoprotein carrier protein LolA, which produces MLRLIAFLALILVATPLLAETGQLSPEKQALAVKLRGYLNEMKTLSGGFAQVSSDGAYSDGKVYLSRPGKMRLIYNPPSQTELVVRNETIIYHDKEFKQVNYYPLASTPLAVLLQEEFSFEKDVKIIDIARFAGVIELTLVDREDPGMGTVTLVFSEAPLELRKWVVVDAQGGMTQVSLLNPVLGQKINPKHFEFIDPQYDQGNN; this is translated from the coding sequence ATGCTGCGCCTGATTGCTTTTCTTGCCTTGATCCTTGTTGCAACGCCGCTATTGGCGGAAACGGGGCAACTTTCACCGGAAAAACAGGCACTGGCAGTGAAACTGCGTGGGTATCTCAATGAAATGAAAACATTGAGTGGCGGATTTGCTCAGGTCAGTTCCGATGGGGCTTATTCTGATGGCAAGGTTTACCTCTCTCGCCCCGGTAAAATGCGTCTGATCTATAACCCGCCGAGCCAGACAGAACTGGTGGTGCGTAACGAGACGATCATTTATCACGATAAAGAATTTAAACAGGTAAATTATTATCCGTTGGCCTCAACCCCCTTGGCTGTGTTGTTACAGGAAGAATTCTCGTTTGAAAAAGACGTCAAGATTATTGATATTGCGCGGTTTGCCGGGGTGATAGAATTGACACTGGTGGATCGTGAAGACCCCGGTATGGGAACGGTGACGTTGGTTTTTAGCGAGGCCCCGCTGGAATTGCGAAAATGGGTAGTTGTAGATGCCCAAGGGGGCATGACCCAAGTGTCCCTTTTAAACCCGGTGCTGGGGCAAAAAATCAATCCAAAGCATTTTGAATTTATTGACCCGCAATATGATCAGGGCAATAATTAA